Proteins from a single region of Deinococcus aquaedulcis:
- a CDS encoding nucleotidyltransferase domain-containing protein yields MPGFPAAEHALKAALGDFLARGRPDGVFALAPGGPGSVPALADLDPPELHLDLLPEAPTLAQVQGLRALGYVPAQAPGEWTHPGGWRLVLCDHGSGWRAAQAALRDLLLADAGAVQTYRDVFLCQGRQAADEALAPAALAHHARTVGFTPAQQVAELFRPLDGPWLFAAGTALDLHLGRVTRPHDDLDVAVDRAAQAQLPALLAGWRLDVPVAGAYQPYTGPLEAPLHQLHARHPALRGVQMLDVLLSDLSGDLWRYRRAPHLTLPLSRARRLSPEGLPYLAPEAVLLFKAGAADRDSRGKDEANFRRVAPTLAEEGRAWLRWALGETQPGHRWLGELG; encoded by the coding sequence ATGCCTGGATTCCCGGCCGCTGAACACGCCCTGAAAGCGGCGCTGGGTGATTTCCTGGCGCGGGGCCGCCCGGACGGCGTGTTCGCCCTGGCGCCCGGCGGCCCGGGCAGCGTGCCCGCCCTGGCCGATCTCGACCCACCCGAACTGCACCTGGACCTGCTGCCCGAAGCGCCCACGCTGGCGCAGGTGCAGGGGCTGCGTGCCCTGGGGTATGTGCCCGCGCAGGCCCCCGGCGAGTGGACCCATCCGGGCGGCTGGCGACTGGTGCTGTGTGACCACGGCTCGGGCTGGCGGGCGGCGCAGGCCGCCCTGCGCGACCTGCTGCTGGCCGACGCGGGGGCGGTCCAGACCTACCGCGACGTTTTTCTCTGCCAGGGTCGCCAGGCCGCTGACGAAGCGCTGGCCCCGGCGGCCCTGGCCCACCACGCCCGGACGGTGGGGTTCACGCCTGCCCAGCAGGTGGCTGAGCTCTTCCGGCCCTTGGACGGGCCCTGGCTGTTCGCCGCTGGCACCGCGCTGGACCTGCACCTGGGCCGGGTGACCCGTCCCCATGACGACCTGGACGTGGCCGTGGACCGCGCCGCGCAGGCGCAGCTGCCCGCGCTGCTGGCCGGCTGGCGGCTGGACGTGCCGGTGGCCGGGGCGTACCAGCCGTACACCGGCCCCCTGGAGGCGCCGCTGCACCAGCTGCATGCCCGCCACCCGGCGCTGCGCGGCGTGCAGATGCTGGACGTGCTACTGAGTGACCTGAGCGGTGACCTGTGGCGCTACCGCCGCGCCCCCCATCTCACACTGCCCCTGTCCCGCGCCCGGCGCCTGAGCCCCGAGGGGCTGCCGTATCTGGCCCCCGAAGCGGTGCTTCTGTTCAAGGCGGGCGCCGCTGACCGCGATTCCCGGGGCAAGGATGAGGCCAACTTTCGGCGGGTGGCGCCCACGCTGGCTGAGGAGGGGAGAGCGTGGCTGCGCTGGGCGCTGGGGGAAACCCAGCCGGGGCACCGCTGGCTGGGCGAGTTGGGATAA
- a CDS encoding ExeM/NucH family extracellular endonuclease, producing MKSVNALMLVGLLALSACSAPTTVTPPAAPVATTPAKPNPAKTFGLYELRVNGLSTQGDASVNRVGLSAQAAEVPFDQLSFARVSMSNLVDNVNRVVHMTASFQVTNNTGGTITLPTFIPVDTDGSYATDGQTPFRNVKTRTGAPVSAGGMAVEQGHTNSGGPIVADPAATPFLTNIDSGGVTISVPAGSTAPNVGHRGWQSAAALAPGASQIVTFGARVPLQGTDIGDNDPFSFSLVFSVADNPGTVAGLRGIHEVQGNTASGDAASPLSGTQLIEGVVTQVATGLQGFFVQEEAIDTDGIPTTSEGVFVFCGTTCPTGLVAGDRVRVSGTVSEFRRSYSYNDRDANNNPIVTVVNAPFTTTQLTSPTVTVLGNGVPQPEAISIAPNLPVAQRERFEGMRVSTSGVVTSNFTLGRFNSVDLAQTRIANFTQVNAPDVNAYSAFTATLPDQMLRVDDLTLAQNPDPLFGRNGQPLSASNTLRGGDTGTATGVLHYDHDGFGNRSGSNFLYRIMSQSATFTGTNPRTAAPDPVGGDLRVGSMNVLNYFTTLVNSNTGCTPNGAGSSSRGAENCDEFLRQQNKIVKAITGLNPDVLGILEMQNDFDKGANSSMAALVNALNAEAGAGTYAYINPARKIGTDVISVAMIYKPAAVDPVGNLAILDNTVDPTYVDTCNRPTWAQTFQSKANGGRFTAVMMHLKSKGSACSTTNDSDPGDGQGAGYIARRDAATAIVNWLATNPTGVQEDDRILMGDYNAYAQEQPLTILANGGYSNLFSASTYSYQFDSQWGSLDQATASPSMATQVTGRTKWHINADEPTVLDYNTNFKSPGQVTSYFSADPFRSSDHDPILVGVSMTAQTPLPATPQGSSISVNPTGGMNLTVGTSNTTTVGVGRSNYSGNVVLSIDSVTGSGTAPTVTVTSQPGAGTSGTLSVNAANATAGTYTVTVRGAGSGVTDATATFTVTVTAPANPNARLRISQVYPGGGANSGTPAYKNDYVEIFNAGSQAVALSGYSLQYFSAANTTTSNTFTLSGTLNPGQYYLIKTGSNGSLGADLNGADLTTSNLSMSGTAGKIALVQGTAAVSSTSSSIADAVAWGTATNTSEGVYATAPSGAQALFRLQNGCQDTNNNANDLTVQATAPRNSASPTVTCP from the coding sequence ATGAAGTCCGTTAATGCCCTGATGCTGGTCGGGCTGCTGGCCCTGAGTGCCTGCAGCGCCCCCACCACCGTGACGCCACCGGCCGCGCCCGTGGCGACCACGCCGGCCAAACCCAACCCCGCCAAGACCTTCGGCCTGTACGAACTGCGCGTCAACGGCCTGAGCACCCAGGGCGACGCCAGCGTGAACCGGGTGGGCCTGAGCGCCCAGGCCGCCGAGGTGCCCTTCGACCAGCTGAGCTTTGCCCGCGTCAGCATGAGCAATCTGGTGGACAACGTGAACCGCGTGGTGCACATGACCGCCAGCTTCCAGGTGACCAACAACACGGGGGGCACCATCACGCTGCCCACGTTCATTCCCGTGGACACCGACGGCAGCTACGCCACCGACGGCCAGACGCCCTTTCGCAATGTCAAGACCCGCACCGGCGCGCCGGTGAGTGCTGGTGGCATGGCCGTGGAGCAGGGGCACACCAACAGCGGCGGCCCGATTGTGGCGGACCCTGCGGCCACGCCCTTTCTGACGAACATTGACAGCGGCGGCGTGACCATCAGCGTGCCGGCTGGCAGCACCGCCCCCAACGTGGGCCACCGGGGCTGGCAGAGCGCGGCGGCCCTGGCCCCCGGCGCCTCGCAGATCGTGACCTTTGGCGCGCGCGTGCCGCTGCAGGGCACCGACATCGGTGACAACGATCCGTTCAGCTTCAGCCTCGTGTTCTCGGTGGCGGACAACCCCGGCACCGTGGCGGGCCTACGCGGCATTCATGAGGTGCAGGGCAACACGGCCAGCGGGGATGCGGCCAGCCCCCTGAGTGGCACGCAGCTCATTGAAGGCGTAGTCACCCAAGTGGCCACCGGCCTGCAGGGCTTCTTCGTGCAGGAAGAAGCGATTGACACCGACGGCATTCCCACCACCAGCGAAGGGGTGTTCGTGTTCTGCGGCACCACTTGTCCCACCGGCCTGGTGGCTGGTGACCGTGTGCGCGTGAGCGGCACCGTGAGCGAGTTCCGGCGCAGCTACAGCTACAACGACCGCGACGCCAACAACAACCCAATCGTCACTGTGGTCAATGCGCCCTTCACCACCACGCAGCTCACCAGCCCTACAGTGACCGTTCTGGGTAATGGCGTGCCGCAGCCCGAGGCCATCAGCATTGCGCCCAACCTGCCTGTGGCTCAGCGTGAGCGCTTCGAAGGCATGCGTGTGAGCACCTCAGGCGTGGTCACCAGTAACTTCACGCTGGGCCGCTTCAACAGTGTGGACCTCGCCCAGACGCGCATTGCCAACTTTACCCAGGTCAATGCGCCAGACGTCAACGCGTATAGCGCCTTTACCGCCACTCTGCCCGACCAGATGCTTCGCGTGGACGATCTCACGCTGGCCCAGAACCCCGATCCGCTCTTCGGCCGTAACGGCCAGCCCCTCAGCGCCAGCAACACCCTGCGCGGTGGTGACACCGGCACAGCCACCGGCGTGCTGCACTACGACCACGACGGCTTTGGCAACCGTAGCGGCAGCAACTTCCTGTACCGCATCATGTCGCAGAGCGCGACGTTCACCGGCACCAACCCGCGTACAGCGGCCCCAGACCCGGTGGGTGGCGATCTGCGCGTGGGCAGCATGAACGTGCTGAACTACTTCACCACACTGGTCAACAGCAACACCGGCTGCACCCCCAACGGCGCGGGCTCCAGCTCCCGTGGCGCCGAGAACTGCGATGAGTTCCTGCGGCAGCAGAACAAGATTGTGAAGGCCATCACGGGCCTGAACCCCGATGTGCTGGGCATTCTGGAAATGCAGAATGACTTTGATAAGGGGGCCAACAGCTCCATGGCTGCGCTCGTGAATGCGCTGAACGCTGAAGCGGGCGCTGGAACCTACGCCTACATCAACCCAGCGCGCAAGATCGGCACCGATGTGATCAGCGTCGCGATGATCTACAAACCGGCTGCCGTGGACCCGGTGGGCAACCTGGCCATTCTGGACAACACGGTGGACCCTACCTATGTGGACACCTGCAATCGCCCCACCTGGGCCCAGACCTTCCAGAGCAAGGCCAACGGTGGGCGCTTCACGGCTGTCATGATGCACCTGAAGAGCAAGGGCAGTGCCTGCAGCACCACCAACGATAGCGACCCGGGAGACGGGCAGGGCGCGGGGTACATCGCGCGGCGCGACGCCGCCACAGCGATTGTCAACTGGCTGGCCACCAACCCCACTGGCGTGCAGGAAGACGACCGTATCCTGATGGGCGATTACAACGCTTACGCGCAGGAACAGCCCCTGACCATCCTGGCGAATGGCGGTTACAGCAATCTGTTCAGTGCCAGCACCTACTCCTATCAGTTTGACAGCCAGTGGGGCAGCTTGGACCAGGCCACTGCCTCGCCCAGCATGGCAACCCAGGTGACTGGCCGGACCAAGTGGCACATCAACGCCGACGAACCCACGGTGTTGGACTACAACACCAACTTCAAGTCGCCGGGGCAGGTCACCTCTTATTTCAGTGCTGACCCTTTCCGCAGCAGTGACCACGACCCCATCCTGGTGGGTGTGAGCATGACGGCTCAGACCCCCCTGCCTGCAACCCCTCAGGGCTCGAGCATCAGTGTGAACCCGACCGGCGGGATGAATCTCACGGTTGGCACCAGCAACACCACCACCGTGGGCGTGGGCCGTAGCAACTACAGCGGTAACGTCGTCCTGAGCATTGACAGCGTGACGGGCAGCGGCACTGCCCCTACAGTCACTGTCACCAGCCAGCCCGGCGCCGGCACCAGCGGCACTCTGAGCGTAAATGCGGCGAACGCCACCGCAGGCACCTACACCGTGACCGTGCGCGGCGCCGGCAGTGGCGTTACGGACGCTACAGCGACGTTCACAGTGACGGTGACCGCGCCTGCCAACCCCAACGCGCGACTGCGTATCAGCCAGGTCTATCCCGGCGGCGGGGCCAACAGCGGCACCCCGGCCTATAAGAACGACTACGTGGAGATCTTCAATGCTGGCAGCCAAGCTGTCGCCCTCAGCGGCTACAGCCTGCAGTACTTTTCCGCCGCCAACACCACCACAAGTAACACCTTTACCTTGAGCGGCACGCTCAATCCAGGCCAGTACTACCTGATCAAAACGGGGAGCAACGGGAGCCTTGGCGCCGATCTCAACGGAGCCGACCTCACGACCTCAAACCTCAGCATGAGCGGCACGGCTGGCAAGATTGCGTTGGTTCAGGGAACGGCGGCTGTTTCCTCAACCTCCTCAAGCATTGCCGACGCGGTGGCCTGGGGCACGGCAACGAACACTTCAGAAGGCGTGTACGCCACGGCCCCCTCAGGGGCTCAGGCACTGTTCCGACTCCAGAACGGTTGTCAGGACACGAACAACAATGCCAATGACCTGACGGTCCAGGCCACGGCGCCGCGCAACAGCGCCAGCCCGACGGTGACCTGTCCCTAA
- a CDS encoding Hsp33 family molecular chaperone HslO: MTLTLPDSYILRGTAAGGTLRLVGMESSRIVEDARLRHGLSKTATAALGRTLTASALLAVVLGKRTDSRVNLRIEGDGPVGWVVAEGSADGRVRGYVRHPDADLPLRESDGKLDVRGIVGQEGEIAVTRLLDNGEPYTGSAHLVSGEIAEDVSTYLGVSEQIPNAVLLGVYEEGGGVAHAGGLLVQAMPGVSDETLGRLEANIRAMGQLTDHLRRGGLLAALERAAEGLDLQLATEAQPARFECRCSRHRAQDSLKFFSAAERQEMIEAGGQEIVCHWCSERYQITPAEIEALDQGGAHALA, translated from the coding sequence ATGACGCTCACTCTGCCTGATTCCTACATCCTGCGCGGCACGGCGGCGGGCGGCACGCTGCGGCTGGTCGGCATGGAGTCTTCCCGCATTGTGGAAGACGCCCGGCTGCGCCACGGCCTGAGCAAAACCGCCACTGCCGCCCTGGGCCGCACGCTGACGGCCAGCGCCCTGCTGGCGGTGGTGCTGGGCAAGCGCACCGACAGCCGGGTGAACCTGCGCATTGAAGGCGACGGCCCGGTGGGCTGGGTGGTGGCCGAGGGCAGCGCCGATGGCCGCGTGCGCGGTTACGTGCGCCACCCCGACGCCGACCTGCCGCTGCGCGAGAGTGACGGCAAGCTGGACGTGCGCGGCATCGTGGGCCAGGAGGGTGAGATTGCCGTCACCCGCCTCCTGGACAACGGCGAGCCCTACACCGGCAGCGCCCACCTGGTCAGCGGCGAGATTGCCGAGGACGTCAGCACCTACCTGGGGGTATCCGAACAGATTCCGAACGCGGTGCTGCTGGGCGTGTACGAGGAAGGCGGGGGCGTGGCCCACGCGGGTGGGCTGCTGGTACAGGCCATGCCCGGGGTCAGCGACGAAACGCTGGGGCGCCTGGAAGCGAACATCCGCGCCATGGGCCAGCTGACCGACCACCTGCGCCGGGGGGGCCTGCTGGCCGCCCTGGAACGCGCCGCCGAGGGCCTGGACCTGCAGCTGGCCACCGAGGCCCAGCCTGCGCGTTTTGAATGCCGCTGCTCCCGGCATCGGGCCCAGGACAGCCTGAAGTTCTTCAGCGCCGCCGAACGCCAAGAGATGATTGAAGCGGGCGGCCAGGAAATTGTGTGCCACTGGTGCAGCGAGCGCTACCAGATCACCCCGGCCGAGATTGAGGCGCTGGACCAGGGCGGGGCCCACGCGCTGGCGTGA
- a CDS encoding ABC transporter substrate-binding protein, with protein sequence MNRTPLSALALATLALTLAACSNKGETQRTTQSNTQTTTQSNGATATTGQQETLVVQQASDVPTLDPGATYDTGSGQVVENLYETLLTYKGNSLDELEPLLATAWEEGEGGREYRFTLREGVKFHSGNTMTCADAEYSFRRNLVTNHADSGNWFIAESLLGTNANANDDKSITWQRIADAVKCDGETLVFTLPKTDPAFLSKLAYVGQSIVDSKYAAELGEWDGTEATWQKAVGTDLTNSPLAQKPSGTGAYKLLEKSATSVTATAFEDYWGEKPQIKNVVLQQVAELAPRVQAFLKGDADLIETGGRAIIKAQLEGKDGVVVVDDLPDTTASALSMNQNIKGKALGSGKLDGQGIPANFFSDVDVRRGFVAAFDLPTYIEQVQLGKGEARNFLLPETFPGYDSSVEAAKFDPEIAKAAFQRAWGGQVWENGFAVNISYRAGSETAKTAMELLKKNIEALNPKFKVTIVAKEWSELIKAGNAGTEPMITTAWAPDYADPDNFVHTFYSSEGYYNPRIGARDEQIDTWINEARATTDAARRDELYAQVARRAQELALYIVLPSNPAFVVHRNTLQGVSAETFNPMTSFVTGTLWRKLSKS encoded by the coding sequence ATGAACCGCACCCCCCTCAGCGCCCTGGCGCTGGCCACCCTGGCCCTGACCCTGGCTGCCTGCAGCAACAAGGGCGAGACGCAACGCACCACGCAAAGCAACACGCAGACCACCACACAAAGTAACGGCGCTACGGCCACCACTGGCCAGCAGGAAACGCTGGTGGTGCAGCAGGCTTCAGACGTGCCCACCCTGGACCCCGGCGCCACCTATGACACCGGCAGCGGCCAGGTGGTCGAGAACCTGTACGAGACCCTGCTGACCTACAAGGGCAACAGCCTGGATGAACTGGAGCCGCTGCTGGCCACCGCCTGGGAAGAGGGCGAAGGCGGGCGCGAGTACCGCTTTACCCTGCGCGAAGGCGTGAAGTTCCACTCTGGTAACACCATGACCTGTGCCGATGCGGAGTACAGCTTCCGCCGCAACCTGGTCACCAACCACGCCGACAGCGGCAACTGGTTTATCGCCGAGTCCCTGCTGGGCACGAACGCCAACGCCAACGACGACAAGAGCATCACCTGGCAGCGCATTGCGGACGCCGTGAAGTGCGACGGCGAGACGCTGGTGTTCACCCTGCCCAAGACCGACCCCGCGTTCCTGTCCAAGCTGGCCTATGTGGGCCAGAGCATCGTGGACAGCAAGTACGCCGCCGAACTGGGTGAGTGGGACGGCACCGAGGCCACCTGGCAGAAAGCGGTGGGCACCGACCTGACGAACAGCCCGCTGGCCCAGAAGCCCAGCGGCACGGGCGCTTACAAGCTCCTGGAGAAGTCGGCCACCTCGGTCACCGCCACGGCCTTTGAGGACTACTGGGGCGAGAAACCCCAGATCAAGAATGTGGTGCTGCAGCAGGTCGCGGAACTGGCCCCCCGCGTTCAGGCTTTCCTGAAGGGCGACGCTGACCTGATCGAGACGGGCGGGCGCGCCATCATCAAGGCGCAGCTGGAAGGCAAAGACGGCGTGGTGGTGGTAGACGACCTGCCCGACACCACCGCCTCGGCCCTGAGCATGAACCAGAACATCAAGGGCAAGGCGCTGGGCAGTGGCAAGCTGGACGGCCAGGGCATTCCGGCCAACTTCTTCAGCGATGTGGACGTGCGCCGGGGCTTTGTGGCGGCCTTTGACCTGCCCACCTACATTGAGCAGGTGCAGCTGGGCAAGGGCGAGGCACGCAACTTCCTGCTGCCTGAGACCTTCCCTGGCTACGATTCTTCGGTGGAGGCGGCCAAGTTTGACCCGGAGATTGCCAAGGCGGCGTTCCAGCGCGCCTGGGGCGGCCAGGTGTGGGAGAACGGCTTTGCGGTGAATATCTCGTACCGGGCGGGCAGCGAGACCGCCAAAACGGCGATGGAACTGCTGAAGAAGAACATTGAAGCCCTGAACCCCAAGTTCAAGGTGACGATTGTGGCCAAGGAATGGAGCGAGCTGATCAAGGCGGGCAACGCCGGCACCGAGCCCATGATCACCACGGCCTGGGCGCCGGATTACGCCGACCCGGATAACTTCGTGCACACCTTCTATTCGTCGGAGGGCTATTACAACCCGCGTATCGGTGCGCGCGACGAGCAGATTGACACCTGGATCAACGAGGCGCGTGCCACCACTGACGCGGCCCGCCGCGACGAGCTGTACGCGCAGGTTGCCCGCCGCGCCCAGGAACTGGCGCTGTACATCGTGCTGCCCAGCAACCCCGCTTTCGTGGTGCACCGCAACACCCTGCAGGGCGTGAGCGCCGAGACTTTCAACCCCATGACGTCGTTTGTCACCGGGACCCTCTGGCGCAAGCTCAGCAAGAGCTAA
- a CDS encoding response regulator, producing MLEHTLDTPGRPITLLLVDDHPVVRKGTRELLESESDLRVVGEAGSGEEAIARARELTPDVILMDVSMPGMNGIDATKAIKAIQPGVGVLVLTSYDDDAYVFALLEAGAAGYLLKNASEDDLLGAVRAVAAGESALHPSVARKVLERFSTHTTPTPPEDDLSPRELEVLRVAATGRTNKEIARDLDISPRTVQVHLANIFSKLGVGSRTEAVLYGIKRGWIDPKSL from the coding sequence ATGCTGGAACACACGCTGGACACCCCGGGCCGCCCCATCACGCTGCTGCTGGTGGACGATCACCCCGTGGTGCGCAAGGGCACGCGCGAACTGCTGGAAAGTGAAAGCGATCTGCGCGTGGTGGGCGAGGCCGGCAGCGGCGAGGAAGCCATTGCCCGCGCCCGCGAACTCACCCCCGACGTGATCCTGATGGACGTGTCCATGCCGGGCATGAACGGCATTGACGCTACCAAGGCCATCAAGGCGATTCAGCCGGGGGTGGGCGTGCTGGTGCTCACCAGCTACGACGACGACGCCTACGTGTTCGCCCTGCTGGAAGCGGGCGCGGCCGGCTACCTGCTGAAAAACGCCTCGGAGGATGACCTGCTGGGCGCGGTGCGGGCGGTGGCGGCCGGCGAGAGCGCGCTGCACCCCAGTGTGGCCCGGAAAGTGCTGGAACGCTTTTCCACCCACACCACGCCCACGCCCCCCGAGGACGACCTCTCGCCGCGCGAACTGGAGGTGCTGCGCGTGGCCGCCACCGGGCGTACCAACAAGGAGATTGCGCGCGACCTGGACATCAGCCCGCGCACGGTGCAGGTGCACCTCGCCAACATCTTTTCCAAGCTGGGCGTGGGCAGCCGCACCGAAGCGGTGCTGTACGGCATCAAGCGCGGCTGGATTGATCCCAAAAGCCTGTAG
- a CDS encoding GAF domain-containing sensor histidine kinase, which produces MPPFPPGLSAATSLGQFGEVLAGYACRLAHAHGVRVWIVVDGAPVAVAEDGRGLGLGDPALVQDALTLGVLQEAGMLCALPFGCGVLEFVGAAPGGVRALLCAAPLLALAVEGVQAREARRGHGRIAETVEGLMRRLGGSLNLAEVLTVTAQSAALALGFHRAFVALFSELREGGARTGEVFTHGFAEPFSGGIGVGPVTFETLVRRGEAIRFERGRDAGTPLARGLAELNPGAAVIAPLSARGQALGLLYVDTNAPGASASEDDARLVLALAEQASLAIDNARLYGIETRKREAAEALREAGEALAGSLHLSDTLERVLERAVTLFRADAAAVYERQPDGRTVNIRSALGLPSEYMLRVRAKVGVGVTGRAIAECAPVAARDLNTEHYGGSSRYTRQLLAAGRYPYRGVLSLPLITRAGVFGALTLYWEAALPLDGDDLALAAVFASQAGLAIENARLYEEELRRENEAAALLSVARVLGENQSDAALGDTARLVTHALNAARGLIALTDEHGEFSRCATYNLHVPSRADLQALAAQLGRGPRALTRRHTLPVAGSALIVPLQGPERAPSADHEPPGPPLLGFLYLDDPGTAPPGEHLLHLSRSIADQIAQTLTRERLLSALAREEARYRQLAEGAHDLIISTDDRGVVTYANPAARALLEPLTGPLDGADLLSLPTPETRGALGAAWHLARTQSGSRADIQVGPYRLEVRLSPVDGGRGVLTVSRDLSELQTLADEIARRGQALEAAASRTVEMRAFLTLFTQAQEEERRRISRELHDDTAQVLTATTRRVARLARDLSGEQRERANDIQEDLNAAIDGVRRFARNLRPSVLDDLGLLPALEWLASAASTLTRLEVSGQERRLNPATELTLFRLAQEALNNVDKHARASTAAIRVAFDAAHVRLAITDDGQGFTPDQAQQRAEAGHLGLIGLRERVTLTGGTLEVESSPGAGTTLVFTLPG; this is translated from the coding sequence CTGCCCCCCTTTCCTCCTGGCCTGTCGGCCGCGACCAGCCTGGGGCAGTTTGGCGAGGTGCTGGCGGGGTACGCCTGCCGCCTCGCGCATGCGCACGGCGTGCGGGTGTGGATCGTGGTGGACGGCGCCCCCGTGGCGGTGGCCGAGGACGGGCGCGGCCTGGGTCTGGGTGACCCGGCACTGGTGCAAGACGCCCTGACCCTGGGCGTGCTGCAGGAAGCCGGCATGCTGTGCGCCCTGCCCTTTGGCTGCGGGGTGCTGGAATTCGTGGGGGCCGCGCCGGGGGGCGTGCGGGCGCTGCTGTGCGCCGCGCCGCTGCTGGCCCTGGCCGTGGAAGGCGTGCAGGCCAGAGAAGCCCGGCGCGGCCACGGCCGCATTGCCGAAACCGTGGAAGGGCTGATGCGCCGCCTGGGCGGCAGCCTGAATCTGGCCGAGGTGCTCACCGTGACCGCCCAGAGCGCGGCGCTGGCCCTGGGCTTTCACCGCGCGTTCGTGGCCCTGTTCAGCGAACTGCGCGAGGGCGGGGCGCGCACCGGCGAGGTGTTCACCCACGGCTTTGCCGAACCGTTCAGCGGCGGCATTGGCGTGGGGCCCGTCACCTTCGAAACGCTGGTGCGCCGGGGCGAGGCTATCCGCTTCGAGCGGGGCCGTGACGCGGGCACCCCCCTGGCGCGGGGGCTGGCCGAACTGAACCCGGGCGCAGCGGTCATCGCGCCCCTCTCGGCACGGGGGCAGGCGCTGGGGCTGCTGTACGTGGACACCAATGCCCCCGGCGCCAGCGCCAGCGAGGACGACGCCCGGCTGGTGCTGGCCCTGGCCGAACAGGCCTCGCTGGCCATTGACAACGCCCGGCTGTACGGCATCGAAACCCGCAAGCGCGAGGCCGCCGAGGCGCTGCGCGAGGCTGGTGAGGCTCTGGCCGGCAGCCTGCACCTCTCGGACACCCTGGAGCGGGTGCTGGAACGGGCGGTCACCCTGTTCCGCGCCGACGCGGCGGCCGTGTACGAACGGCAGCCGGACGGCCGCACCGTGAACATCCGCTCGGCGCTGGGGCTGCCCAGCGAGTACATGCTGCGGGTGCGCGCCAAGGTGGGCGTGGGCGTGACCGGCCGCGCCATTGCCGAGTGCGCCCCGGTGGCCGCGCGCGACCTGAACACCGAGCACTACGGCGGCAGCAGCCGCTACACCCGGCAACTGCTGGCCGCCGGGCGCTACCCCTACCGGGGCGTGCTGAGCCTGCCCCTGATCACCCGCGCGGGCGTGTTTGGGGCGCTGACCCTGTACTGGGAGGCGGCGCTGCCGCTGGACGGCGACGATCTGGCGCTGGCGGCGGTGTTCGCCTCGCAGGCGGGGCTGGCCATCGAGAACGCCCGGCTGTACGAAGAAGAGCTGCGCCGCGAGAACGAGGCGGCGGCCCTGCTGAGCGTGGCGCGGGTGCTGGGCGAGAACCAGAGCGACGCGGCCCTGGGTGACACGGCGCGGCTGGTCACCCACGCCCTGAACGCTGCCCGGGGCCTGATCGCCCTGACCGACGAACACGGCGAATTCTCGCGCTGCGCCACCTACAACCTGCATGTGCCTTCCCGCGCGGACCTGCAGGCCCTGGCCGCGCAACTGGGCCGGGGCCCGCGCGCCCTGACCCGCCGCCACACCCTGCCGGTGGCGGGCAGCGCCCTGATCGTGCCGCTGCAGGGCCCGGAGCGGGCCCCCAGTGCCGATCACGAACCCCCGGGGCCGCCGCTGCTGGGCTTCCTGTACCTGGACGATCCGGGCACCGCCCCGCCCGGCGAGCACCTGCTGCATCTCTCGCGCAGCATTGCCGATCAGATTGCCCAGACGCTCACCCGCGAGCGGCTGCTCTCGGCGCTGGCGCGCGAGGAAGCGCGCTACCGCCAGCTGGCCGAGGGCGCCCACGACCTGATTATCTCTACCGACGACCGGGGCGTGGTCACCTATGCCAACCCGGCGGCGCGGGCGCTGCTGGAACCCCTGACCGGGCCGCTGGACGGCGCCGACCTGCTGAGCCTGCCCACGCCCGAGACCCGGGGCGCCCTGGGCGCCGCGTGGCACCTTGCGCGCACCCAGTCGGGCAGCCGCGCGGATATTCAGGTGGGGCCCTACCGCCTGGAGGTGCGCCTGAGCCCGGTGGACGGGGGCCGGGGCGTGCTGACCGTCAGCCGCGACCTCTCGGAACTGCAGACCCTGGCTGACGAGATTGCGCGCCGGGGGCAGGCCCTGGAAGCCGCCGCCAGCCGCACGGTGGAGATGCGCGCCTTCCTGACCCTGTTCACCCAAGCGCAGGAGGAAGAGCGCCGGCGGATCAGCCGCGAGCTGCACGACGACACCGCGCAGGTGCTCACTGCCACCACCCGCCGCGTGGCCCGGCTGGCGCGCGATCTCAGCGGCGAGCAGCGTGAGCGCGCCAACGACATTCAGGAGGACCTGAACGCCGCCATTGACGGCGTGCGCCGCTTTGCCCGCAACCTGCGCCCCAGCGTGCTGGACGACCTGGGCCTGCTGCCCGCGCTAGAATGGCTGGCCTCGGCCGCCTCCACCCTGACGCGCCTGGAGGTCAGCGGCCAGGAGCGGCGCCTGAACCCAGCCACCGAACTCACCCTGTTCCGGCTGGCCCAAGAAGCCCTGAACAACGTGGACAAACACGCCCGCGCCTCCACGGCCGCCATCCGCGTGGCCTTTGACGCCGCCCATGTGCGCCTCGCCATTACCGACGACGGCCAGGGCTTTACCCCCGATCAGGCCCAGCAGCGCGCTGAGGCCGGCCACCTGGGCTTGATCGGCCTGCGCGAGCGCGTGACCCTGACAGGCGGCACCCTGGAAGTGGAGAGCAGCCCCGGCGCGGGCACCACGCTGGTGTTTACGCTGCCGGGCTAA